A stretch of DNA from Perognathus longimembris pacificus isolate PPM17 chromosome 14, ASM2315922v1, whole genome shotgun sequence:
TCAAAATTTGAGATTGTATTGTCATGTTGTTTATCATACTCTCAAAGGCATTTACTCTTTCATAgcatagaaaaacaagaaaacacttCCTAAGTAGAATCAATTGAATTTTCTACCTTTAGCTGCAGGAATGGCTTTGTCTGGTGAGAAATATCTCTAATCCAACACCCATGGGGAAATTCTTGTTTGAATTAAGTGAAATGTctcactttgatttttatttactgAAGTCAACTAAATAAATTTCTCCACTTCACATACCTTTATTGTAacttaaaacattttcaacatatttaataaataaaagactaCTCCAAAATCATGATCATTATGAGGTTGTGTATCTTGGAAACATCTAACCTATTCTAGCTCATCTCTCATTACAGAAACAAAGACATCATAAAATATAAGTGTCAAACTCTGAAAGTAAGCCTAACATATTCATACTTACATGAATTTCCAAATCTCCTGTGAGACTGAAGAAGAAAGATTGGCCCAATTCTCTATGGAAACTAAGGGATGCATCAGTTGATCCTGGTGGGTTGTCAGCGTCTAGTGACAATGAACATACAGAATCCTGCTCGGATGAACACAAGGAATCTTGCTCAGTAACTTTGGCTGGTCAGTTTAGCTAACTGTCAGGAGCCTGAATTGCCACATCCACATATTGATTTGGGGAGAACTTCCCTTTGCCCACCCTTTAAAAGAACTGATGAATTGACAAGAACATTAGAAACAAAAgggaaattgaaagaaaagaagaaaaagaaagaaagaaatctcagtaAAACAGAATTTGAAGTTGACAAACAACTACGTGGAAAGCCTTGCTTTCCTGGGTACCTTCTAAGAACATACGTAAATCACCACCACAAAAAGAAGCAATGAACAGCACATGTGTTGAGGAACAACATGAACTGGATCACTACTTGTTCCCAATTGTTTACACATTCGTGATTATAATTGGCATTCCAGCCAATATtgggtctctctgtgtgtctttcctGCAGGCAAAGAAGGAAAACGAACTAGGAATTTACCTCTTCAGTTTATCCCTATCAGATTTACTCTATGCATTAACTCTGCCTCTGTGGGTTGATTATACTTGGAATAAAGACAACTGGACTTTCTCCGCTGGCCTGTGCAAAGGCAGTGCCTTTCTGATGTACTTGAACTTTTACAGCAGCACAGCTTTCCTCACCTGCATTGCCGTCGATCGCTACTTAGCAGTCGTCTATCCTCTGAAGTTTACTTTTCTAAGGACAAGAAGATTTGCCTTCATGGTCAGCCTGTCTGTCTGGATATTAGAATCCATCTTTAATGCAGTCATTTTGTGGAATGATGAGACAACCATTGAATATTGTGATGCCAAGAAGTCTAACTTCACTCTGTGTTATGACAAATATCCATTGGAGAAGTGGCAAATCAACCTCAACCTGTTCAGGACATGCATAGGGTACATAATACCTTTGGCTACCATCATGGTTTGCAACCAGAAAGTCTACCAAGCTGTGCGGCATAATCAAGCCACAGAGAACAGTGAAAAAGTGAGAATCATAAAACTGCTCATTAGCATCACATTGACTTTTGTCCTATGCTTTACTCCCTTTCATGTGATGGTGCTGATTCGATGCATTTTGGAGCGGGAGGTGAATTTTGATAACCACAAGTCAGGAAAGCAGACCTTTACAATGTACCGAATCACTGTAGCATTAACTAGTTTAAACTGTGTTGCGGATCCAATCCTATATTGTTTTGTCACGGAAACAGGAAGATCGGATATGTGGAATATCTTAAAGTCCTGTGCTTGTAGACACAGTAGATTACAAAGACAACGGAAACACATGCTTTCTACATCTACAAGAGATACTATGGAATTAGAGGTTCTAGAATAGAGTAAAGGATTTCTGGAGGGTGGGAGAGATTAAGGTGCATGGTGTGATATAATCAAAATCCCATTTTGAAAATGATTAGGTGTTCTGAGCCAATGTTTCAATCTTGCTCGATGGAACTATTTGTAAAGTATATTGTACAATTACTTCCTTGACTTATTAAATGAGGTATATTAagcaaattttaatgtttttctagTGGCTTTGAATCATTTCCATTCACGTTATTCATCATGGGATCTGTGGTATAACTCTTCAGAAGCTAG
This window harbors:
- the Gpr65 gene encoding psychosine receptor, whose protein sequence is MNSTCVEEQHELDHYLFPIVYTFVIIIGIPANIGSLCVSFLQAKKENELGIYLFSLSLSDLLYALTLPLWVDYTWNKDNWTFSAGLCKGSAFLMYLNFYSSTAFLTCIAVDRYLAVVYPLKFTFLRTRRFAFMVSLSVWILESIFNAVILWNDETTIEYCDAKKSNFTLCYDKYPLEKWQINLNLFRTCIGYIIPLATIMVCNQKVYQAVRHNQATENSEKVRIIKLLISITLTFVLCFTPFHVMVLIRCILEREVNFDNHKSGKQTFTMYRITVALTSLNCVADPILYCFVTETGRSDMWNILKSCACRHSRLQRQRKHMLSTSTRDTMELEVLE